Proteins co-encoded in one Nicotiana sylvestris chromosome 7, ASM39365v2, whole genome shotgun sequence genomic window:
- the LOC104244071 gene encoding agamous-like MADS-box protein AGL29 codes for MARRTSRGRQKIEMKYVESKEARYVTFSKRKASLFRKADEFSTVTGADVGVLLFSPSGKPCSYTSTSVEKITEKFREWKQQNADEGKSSVFQAFDDLCKDIQDENEKAKSRELRYKVMYPGAEIPADKERLEKFMEMKLRLENINEATKNHIRAERLKFDLNVVPEYEVGESSGTHH; via the coding sequence atggCAAGGAGGACGAGTAGGGGTAGGCAAAAGATTGAAATGAAGTATGTCGAGTCAAAAGAAGCACGCTATGTTACCTTCTCAAAAAGGAAAGCGAGCTTGTTCAGGAAAGCGGATGAGTTTTCTACTGTGACGGGAGCAGACGTTGGTGTTCTGCTCTTTTCACCAAGTGGAAAACCATGTTCCTACACCTCCACTAGTGTTgaaaaaataacagaaaaattTCGGGAATGGAAACAACAGAATGCTGATGAGGGAAAATCAAGTGTCTTTCAGGCATTTGATGATCTCTGCAAAGATATACAAGATGAGAACGAGAAGGCAAAAAGTCGGGAACTGAGGTATAAGGTCATGTACCCTGGCGCTGAAATACCGGCTGATAAAGAAAGGTTGGAGAAGTTTATGGAAATGAAGCTGCGGTTGGAAAATATTAATGAAGCAACAAAGAATCACATTCGAGCTGAGCGACTCAAGTTTGATTTAAATGTTGTCCCTGAATATGAAGTGGGGGAGAGTTCGGGAACTCATCATTAA